AGGGCGGTTGGCGGCGGGTCGGGCCGCCACCCGGGGAGCGGCGGCGGCCACCCCGCCGCCCGAGCGGTCGGAGGCCGTTGCGGTGCCGACGGACGGCGTGACCCCGCCGGCGGCGGCGGCGGCCGGGGTGAGCGGCGGGGCCGAGCCCCTGGCCAGGACCCGGGCCTTGATCGACGCGTAGCGGGGCTCGCGCTCCTTGAGCAGCGCCAGCAGGGGCGAGGCGATGAAGATCGACGAGTAGGCGCTGGCGGCCAGGCCGACCAGGAGGGCGAGGGCGAAGTCCTCCAGGGTGGCGGCGCCGAGGAGCCGGCCGCCCACCACGAGGAGGGACAGGATGGGCAGCAGGGCCGTGATCGACGTGTTCAGCGACCGCATGAGCACCTGGTTCAGCGACAGGTCCACCATGTCGCCGTACGTCATCCGCCCGGACGAGGCGAGGCCCTTGGTGTTCTCCTCGATCTTGTCGAAAACGACGATGCCGTCGTAGATCGAGTAGCCCAGGATGGTGAGCAGGGCGATCACCGTGGCCGGCGTCACCTCGAAGCCGGACAGGGAGTAGACGCCGACGGTGACGAGGATGTCGTGGAACAGCGCGACCAGCGTGGCGATCGCCATCTTCCACTCGAAGCGCAGGGTGACGTAGAGGGTGATCGCCAGGAGGAAGAACACGAGCGCCCGGCGGGCCTTGTTGGTGATCTCCTCACCCCACGTCGGCCCCACCTCGTTGACGCTCACCTGCTCGGGCCCGACCCCCGCCAGCTCGGCCAGACGGTTGGTGACGTCGTCGCGGTCCTCGGGGTTGTCCTCCAGTTCGGCCTGGACGCGCACGGTGTCGCCGCCCAGGATCTGCACCTTGGCATCGGCCAGGCCCACCGGCTCGAGGGCGTCGCGGGCCTCCGTCACCGACACGCCCGGCGCCTCGACCTCCCACGCCGTGCCGCCCTCGAAGTCGATCCCGAAGTTCAACCCCTGGGCCACCAGCGAGACCAGCCCGGCGGCGATCACGGCGCCCGACAGGATCGCCCACAGCCGCCGGCGCCCGACGAAGTCGATCGACGTCTCCCCGTTGTACAGCCGCGTCCAGATCGACCGCTTGCGCTCGGCCATCACGCCCCCCGGGCCGGGCTGGCGGCCAGCCCCCGGGCGACGCCGAGCCAGCGGGCCTCGGTGAAGAGGCGGTTGCGGCCGAGCAGGATGACGAGCGGGCGGGTGAAGAAGTAGGCGACCACCACGTCGAGGATGGTGGACAGCCCGAGGAAGAAGGCGAAGCCGCGCACCGAGCCGACGGTGAGCAGGTAGAGCAGGCCGGCGCCGATGAAGGAGGCGACGTCGGCGGTCAGGATGGTGCGGAACGCCCGGCTGAAGCCCCGGTCGACCGACGAGCGGATGGTCTTGCCCGCCCGGACCTCGTCCTTCAGGCGCTCGAAGTACACGACGTACGAGTCCACCGTGACGCCGACCGAGATGATGATGCCCACGGCGCCGGCCAGGCTCAGGGCCAGCCCGCTCGTCTCCCCGAGCAGCGAGATGATGGACCACATCAGGGAGGCCCACACGCCCAGGCCGAGGATGACGACGACCCCGAGGGCCCGGTAGTAGAGGATCATGTAGACGAGGACGAGGCCGAGGCCGACCAGGCCGGCGGTGATGCCCGCCGTGAGCGAGTCCTTCCCGAGGCTGGCGGACACCGTCTGCACCGTCTCCGGCTCCAGCTCGACGGGCAGGGCGCCGTAGCGGAGGACGAGGGCGAGGTCCTTCGCCTCCTGCTCGCTGAAGCTGCCGCTGATGACGCCGCTGCCGCCGAACTCGGCCTGCTGGATCACCGGTGCGGACTTCACGACGCCGTCGAGGACGATGGCCACCTGCTTCTGGAGGTTGCGGGCGGCCAGCTCGTCGAACGCCTTGGATCCCTCGCCGGTGAGGGTGAAGCTGACCCGCCACCCCTGGGTGGGGTCGAACTCGGCCCGGGCCGACTTCACGGCCGTGCCGGTCAGCTCCGACGGCCCCAGCAGGTACCGGTTGCGCACCTCGCCGCGCACGATCTCCTCCAGCACCACCTGCTTGGTGGGGTCGTCCTCCTCCCGCGGCGTCGTCGGGATGTCGCCCGCCTGCGTGGGGGCCGGCGTCGTCGTGGCGGTGGACGGGTCGGCCGGCGCAGCCGTGGGATCCGGAGTGGCCGGGGCGGTGGTGGCCGTCGTCGTGTCCGTCTGGGCCAGGCGGAGCGTGGCCGAGCCCGCCGGCGCGGTCGTCGCGGCGGCGGGCGCCGTGGTCGTCGGCGCGTCGCCCCCGGGGGGCGCGGTGGTGGTCGACGCGTCCGCTCCGGCGGGCGCCGTCGTCGGAGGCGTGGGCGCGTCGGGACCGCCGAGGGCGGTGATCACCGGCCGGAAGCGCAGCTCGGCCGTCTGGCCGACGATGTCCAGCGCCCGGGCCTGGTCCTTCACGCCGGGGAGCTGCACGATGATGTTGTCGCCCTGGCGGCTGATGTCGGGCTCGGCCACGCCCAGGGCGTCGACCCGGTTGCGGATGATCTCGATGGCCTGGCTCAGGGCGCCCGAGGAGACCTCCTTCTCGGGCCGCAGCACGACGGAGGCGCCGCCCTGGAGGTCGAGGCCGAGCTGCGGCTCGTTGCCGGCGGCCACGGTCCCGCCCACGGCGCCGAGCGCCACCAGCACCATGAGCGCGAGGGACAAGCCCGGTCCGCGGCGCATGATCAGCGGCTACCGCCGTCGACCGGTTCGTTGCTGTCGGTGACGTCGGTGACCCCGGTGACCTCGGTGGCGTCGGTGGCGTCGGTGGCGTCGTGAGCGTCGTGAGCCGGACCGGAGCCGACGGCCGGCATGCCCTCCTCGCCCACCCGGGCGTTGACGGCCAGGCGGAGGATCCGCATCTCGACGCCGGGGGCCACCTCGATGCGGGCGACCTCGTCGTCGAGGCCCACGATCCGGCCGAAGATCCCCCCCGCCGTGACGACCTCGTCACCCACCTCCAGGGAGCGGACCAGCTCCTGCTGGCGCCGCACGCGCTGCTGCTGGGGCCGGATGAGGACGAACCACATCAGACCGAACGTGATGACGAGGAACACCAGCTGGGCCATGGCGACGCCTGGGTCGAGGGAAGGGGCGGTCGAGAAGCGTAGCGCGAGGGGGCGACCGCACGGTGGGCGCCGACGGGCCGGTCGGGGCGATCAGGGAGTCAGGGGGGCCCACACCGCCGCGACCTCCGACCGCACCTCGTCGAGCCGGCCCGCCACCACGGCCGAGCGCACCCGCCCCACCAGGGCGAGAACCCAGGCCAGGTTGTGGAGCGTGAGCAGCCGGGCGGCGCCCGGGTCGCCCATGCGGAGGAGGTGCCGGAGGTAGGCGCGGGACCAGCGGGCGCACACCGGGCACGGGCACGCCCGGTCGAGGGGGGCGTCGTCCCGAGCGTGGCAAGCGTTGCGCAGGTTGAGCCGTCCCCCGCCGGTGAGGACCGTCCCGTGGCGGGCCAGGCGGGTCGGGAGCACGCAGTCGAACAGGTCCACGCCGAGGGCCACCGCCTCGACCAGGCCCACCGGGTCGCCCACCCCCATGAGGTAGCGAGGGGCCGTGGCGGGCAGGACGGCCACCGCCGCGGCCAGCGCCCTCAGCATGTCGTCGCGCCCCTCCCCCACCGACAGGCCGCCCACCGCGTAGCCGTCGAAGCCGATCTCGACCGTGCGCTCGCCGCTCTCGGCCCGCAGCGCCTCGTCGGCGCCGCCCTGGACGATCCCGAACAGGGCCTGGCCCTCCCGCCGGCGGGCCGCCCGCGACCGGGCGGCCCACGCCGCCGTCCGGTCGACGGCCAGGCGGACGACCTCCGGCGGCGACGGCAGCGGCGGGCAGACGTCCAGCACCATGGCGATGTCGGCGCCCAGCCGCTCCTGGACCTCCACCGCGCCCTCCGGGGTGAGCCGGTGCGACGACCCGTCGTAGGTCGATCGGAAGGTGACGCCGTCGTCGTCCACCGACGGCTTGAGGGAGAACACCTGGTAGCCGCCCGAGTCGGTGAGCACGTGCCCCCGCCACGAGGCGAACCCGTGGACGCCGCCGAGGCCGGCCACCACGTCGGCGCCCGGGCGCAGCATGAGGTGGTACGTGTTGGCGAGGACGACCTCGGCGCCCAGGTCCTCCAGGTCGGCGCTCGACACCGCCCGCACCGCGCCCCGGGTCCCCACGGGCATGAAGCACGGCGTGCGGAACGTCCCCCGGGCGGTGGTCACGACGCCCGCCCGGGCCGCCCCGTCGGTGGACTCGACGTCGATGCGCAGGGCGCCGCCCGCCGTCACCGGGCGGCGGCCCGGCCGACGAGCATGGCGTCGCCGAAGGACAAGAAGCGGTAGCCCTCGGCCCGCGCCGTGGCGTAGAGGCGCCGCCAGCCCGGCCCGGCGAAGGCCTCCAGCAGGAGCAGCAGCGTCGAGCGGGGCAGGTGGAAGTTGGTGAGGAGGACGTCGACCACACGGAACGGGTAGTCGTCGCGGATGAACAGCCGGGTGGCCCCCGAGCACTCCCCGCTGGCCGCCGCCGACTCCAGGGCCCGGACGGTGGTGGTGCCGACCGCCACCACCCGGCGGGCCGCCGCGCAGGCGGACAGGGTCGCGGCGGGCACGTCGTAGCGCTCGGCGTGCATGACGTGGTCCTCGGCCCGGGAGGCGGTCACCGGCCGGAAGGTGGCGAGGCCGACGGCCAGGTCGACGGTGCGGACGTCGGCGCCCCGCTCCCGGCACCGGTCCAGCACCGCCTCGCTCAGGTGGAGGCCCGCCGTCGGGGCGGCCACCGAGCCCGCCGTGCGGGCGTACACGGTCTGGTAGCGCTCGGGGTCGTCCAGCTCGGTGGTGATGTACGGGGGCAGGGCGAGCACGGCGTGGCCGTCGAGGTCGCCGAGGGCCCGCACCTTGCGCGAGCCGTCGTCGCGGCCGGTGGGCTCGCCCACCTCCACCAGGGCGGGCGCCCCCGGCGCGGTGGCCAGGCGGGTGCCGGGCGGGACCCGCCGGGCGGGCCGGACCAGGGCGTCCCACTCCCCGGGCGCCGGGCCCGGCTCCAGCAGCAGGACCTCGACCTGCCCGCCCGTCTCCTTGCGCAGCCGCAGGCGCGACGGGCGCACCCGGGTCTCGTTCACGACCAGCACGTCGCCGGGGCCCAGCAGGTCGGGCAGGTCGCGGACGGACCGGTGCTCGGGCGCGGTCTCGGTGTCGAGGGCGACGAGGAGGCGGGCCGACTCCCGGGGATCGGCCGGCACCTGGGCGATGGCCGACGGCGGCAGGTCGTAGTCGTACGCGGCCATGTCGCCCATCGAGCGGCAGCGTACGGGCCGGGGGGCCCGCACCGGCCGTGCCCGGCACCGGCTGGGCGGCCGCGGTCAGGCGCACCGGCCGTACGGCGGCACCGGCTGGGAGGC
This DNA window, taken from Acidimicrobiales bacterium, encodes the following:
- the secD gene encoding protein translocase subunit SecD; the protein is MRRGPGLSLALMVLVALGAVGGTVAAGNEPQLGLDLQGGASVVLRPEKEVSSGALSQAIEIIRNRVDALGVAEPDISRQGDNIIVQLPGVKDQARALDIVGQTAELRFRPVITALGGPDAPTPPTTAPAGADASTTTAPPGGDAPTTTAPAAATTAPAGSATLRLAQTDTTTATTAPATPDPTAAPADPSTATTTPAPTQAGDIPTTPREEDDPTKQVVLEEIVRGEVRNRYLLGPSELTGTAVKSARAEFDPTQGWRVSFTLTGEGSKAFDELAARNLQKQVAIVLDGVVKSAPVIQQAEFGGSGVISGSFSEQEAKDLALVLRYGALPVELEPETVQTVSASLGKDSLTAGITAGLVGLGLVLVYMILYYRALGVVVILGLGVWASLMWSIISLLGETSGLALSLAGAVGIIISVGVTVDSYVVYFERLKDEVRAGKTIRSSVDRGFSRAFRTILTADVASFIGAGLLYLLTVGSVRGFAFFLGLSTILDVVVAYFFTRPLVILLGRNRLFTEARWLGVARGLAASPARGA
- the yajC gene encoding preprotein translocase subunit YajC — encoded protein: MAQLVFLVITFGLMWFVLIRPQQQRVRRQQELVRSLEVGDEVVTAGGIFGRIVGLDDEVARIEVAPGVEMRILRLAVNARVGEEGMPAVGSGPAHDAHDATDATDATEVTGVTDVTDSNEPVDGGSR
- the secF gene encoding protein translocase subunit SecF, giving the protein MAERKRSIWTRLYNGETSIDFVGRRRLWAILSGAVIAAGLVSLVAQGLNFGIDFEGGTAWEVEAPGVSVTEARDALEPVGLADAKVQILGGDTVRVQAELEDNPEDRDDVTNRLAELAGVGPEQVSVNEVGPTWGEEITNKARRALVFFLLAITLYVTLRFEWKMAIATLVALFHDILVTVGVYSLSGFEVTPATVIALLTILGYSIYDGIVVFDKIEENTKGLASSGRMTYGDMVDLSLNQVLMRSLNTSITALLPILSLLVVGGRLLGAATLEDFALALLVGLAASAYSSIFIASPLLALLKEREPRYASIKARVLARGSAPPLTPAAAAAGGVTPSVGTATASDRSGGGVAAAAPRVAARPAANRP
- the tgt gene encoding tRNA guanosine(34) transglycosylase Tgt, giving the protein MTAGGALRIDVESTDGAARAGVVTTARGTFRTPCFMPVGTRGAVRAVSSADLEDLGAEVVLANTYHLMLRPGADVVAGLGGVHGFASWRGHVLTDSGGYQVFSLKPSVDDDGVTFRSTYDGSSHRLTPEGAVEVQERLGADIAMVLDVCPPLPSPPEVVRLAVDRTAAWAARSRAARRREGQALFGIVQGGADEALRAESGERTVEIGFDGYAVGGLSVGEGRDDMLRALAAAVAVLPATAPRYLMGVGDPVGLVEAVALGVDLFDCVLPTRLARHGTVLTGGGRLNLRNACHARDDAPLDRACPCPVCARWSRAYLRHLLRMGDPGAARLLTLHNLAWVLALVGRVRSAVVAGRLDEVRSEVAAVWAPLTP
- the queA gene encoding tRNA preQ1(34) S-adenosylmethionine ribosyltransferase-isomerase QueA, which produces MGDMAAYDYDLPPSAIAQVPADPRESARLLVALDTETAPEHRSVRDLPDLLGPGDVLVVNETRVRPSRLRLRKETGGQVEVLLLEPGPAPGEWDALVRPARRVPPGTRLATAPGAPALVEVGEPTGRDDGSRKVRALGDLDGHAVLALPPYITTELDDPERYQTVYARTAGSVAAPTAGLHLSEAVLDRCRERGADVRTVDLAVGLATFRPVTASRAEDHVMHAERYDVPAATLSACAAARRVVAVGTTTVRALESAAASGECSGATRLFIRDDYPFRVVDVLLTNFHLPRSTLLLLLEAFAGPGWRRLYATARAEGYRFLSFGDAMLVGRAAAR